Proteins from one Entomospira culicis genomic window:
- the rsfS gene encoding ribosome silencing factor codes for MEDIPKNLSVNEIALEVAQLLVDLQLSDLVVLDVKQQCTWADVLVVATYTSETQAKSAMHEVKQLLYRYDFPIQTHSKSPQSRWLVVDAYNIVVNFLNPQERTFYALEDLWKEGDLLFSTKKEHS; via the coding sequence ATGGAAGATATACCCAAGAACTTATCAGTTAATGAAATTGCCTTAGAGGTCGCACAGCTACTTGTCGATTTACAACTTAGCGATCTTGTTGTCCTTGATGTAAAACAGCAATGCACCTGGGCGGATGTTTTAGTCGTAGCGACCTACACCAGTGAGACCCAAGCCAAAAGCGCGATGCACGAGGTAAAGCAATTGCTTTATCGTTATGACTTTCCTATTCAAACGCATAGTAAGTCGCCACAAAGTCGCTGGCTGGTAGTCGACGCATATAACATCGTGGTCAACTTCCTCAACCCTCAAGAGCGAACCTTCTATGCCCTAGAAGATCTTTGGAAAGAGGGCGATCTCCTCTTCTCTACAAAAAAAGAACATTCTTAA
- a CDS encoding ATP-binding cassette domain-containing protein yields the protein MLTIKQLSYRYPKGKKTLYKNLDITFSPGEIYGLMGQNGEGKTTLLKLVAGLIEPRDGQITWCGEPIGGRHFLKDLFFLPEETDLPPLSLQKYMKLLAPLYPKFSISLFEEIAQKFNLETNKVMHKMSFGQKKKSLIALGLATQCSLMILDEPTNGLDVQSKAVLRDLLMQMQNPNRTIIISTHQARDLQEIISGLTILHENRVVFNHTLSFMQQHLAISTETTQESFHQSQLGGIQQSLIANTSGQKSHLDLEFIFLAATNGSQNIQRYLAQQASQTPSIGV from the coding sequence ATGCTTACAATCAAACAGCTCTCTTACCGCTATCCAAAAGGCAAGAAGACGCTTTATAAAAATCTGGATATTACCTTTTCTCCGGGTGAAATTTACGGGCTCATGGGGCAAAATGGCGAAGGAAAAACCACGCTCCTCAAGCTTGTTGCCGGACTTATCGAGCCACGTGATGGACAAATTACTTGGTGCGGTGAACCTATTGGCGGGAGACATTTTCTTAAAGATCTCTTCTTTTTACCCGAGGAGACTGACCTTCCACCCCTCTCGCTCCAAAAATATATGAAACTCTTAGCCCCGCTCTACCCCAAATTTTCCATCTCCTTATTTGAAGAGATTGCGCAAAAATTTAACCTAGAAACCAACAAGGTCATGCATAAAATGAGCTTTGGACAGAAAAAGAAATCGCTTATTGCCTTGGGATTAGCCACCCAATGCTCCCTGATGATTTTGGATGAGCCAACCAACGGATTAGATGTACAAAGTAAAGCCGTTTTACGCGACCTGCTTATGCAGATGCAAAATCCCAATCGTACGATTATCATCTCCACCCACCAAGCACGCGATCTCCAAGAGATTATCAGCGGACTTACTATCTTACACGAGAATCGTGTCGTCTTTAACCACACCTTAAGCTTTATGCAACAACACCTTGCTATCTCTACCGAGACAACCCAAGAGAGCTTTCATCAATCGCAACTCGGGGGCATACAGCAGAGTTTGATTGCAAATACTTCTGGGCAAAAGAGCCACTTAGATCTTGAATTTATCTTTCTTGCCGCCACCAATGGTAGTCAAAACATTCAACGCTACCTCGCACAACAAGCATCACAAACCCCCAGTATAGGAGTCTAA